The genomic interval GGGTCGTCGCGCCCTCCTCGTCCATCCAGCGCACGAAGATCTGGCTCCCCGAGGGTTCGCCCGCCGCCGTGAACAGGATGCGCGTGCCGTCCGGCGACCAGCGCGCCCCGCCGCCGTCGACGAGCGCCCGCTTCCGGCTGCCGTCCGCGTCCATCATGAAGAGGGACGACTCGCGGCGGTCGTTGACCTTGTCAACCCAGCCGCGGGTGTAGACGATCCTCGATCCGTCCGGCGAGATGCGGGGGTCGGAGACGGACTCCATGTCCATGTAGTGGTCGAGCGACAGCCGGCGGGTCTGGGCCGCCGCATCCGCGGCGAGCGCGCCGGCGGCAATGGCTGTCAGCAGGGCGGCGCTTCCGAACTTCGTCTTCATCCTTCGCTCCTTCGGCTTCGTAACCGGCCCGTGGGCAGACCTGGAATAATCGGAGATGAGCCGAGCGGCGGCCAGCCGGATGCCGGCGACGGACGTCAGTCAGAGCGGACGATAGACGGCTCCGCGGTGTGCGACGCGTACGATGAGAACGACGAGCGCCGCATCCTGCACCTCGTACACCACGCGGTAGCCGCCGACGCGAATTCGCCGAAGCCCGCGGAGGCCTCCCTTCAGGGAACTGCCCGCATGGGGATGCTCCGCCAATCCGTCGATGGCATCGACGATTCGCACCCGGTCGTGCTTCGGAATCCGGCCAAGCGCCTTGACCGCGCTCCGCTTAATCCGAACGGAGTAGGCCACCCCTGACCTCATCCCAATCGAGGACGGGATCGGCGGGATCGCGCAACCGCTCCACGGCAACCGTCAGGTCATCAAAATCTTCCAGGTATCGCTCCAGGGCCTGGCGAACGACATCGGCCCGGCTTCGCCGCAGCGTTGACGCAGCGGCGTCCAGGGCTTCGATCATCGCGTCGGGGACGCGCGCCGTGATCTGATCCATATCCGAGTTTCTCCCGGGATCGCATGTACATTGATTCAATGTCGATGACTGTCGATGCGATCATCGTAATGCCGCCGCCGCATCCCCGGCAAGGGAGGACGCCGGTTTCGGTACGACATCGCTAGAGGATGGCGGCGCCGAGGGCGGAGGCGACGAGGCCGACGCCGAGTTCGGCCGTCTGGTTGCGGTCGTCGAGGACCGGGTTGAGTTCGACGAGTTCCAGGCTCAGCAGCTTTCCGGAGCGCCACGCCTTCTCGCACACGAGGTGCCCTTCGCGGTAGGTCAGGCCTCCGCGCACCGGCGTCCCCACACCCGGCGCGATCCGCGGGTCGAGCACGTCGACGTCGAATGAGAGGTGGAACCCGGCGGTACCCGCGCCGGCGCGCTCCATGGCCTCGTCCATGCAGACCCCCACC from Candidatus Palauibacter polyketidifaciens carries:
- a CDS encoding type II toxin-antitoxin system RelE/ParE family toxin; its protein translation is MRIVDAIDGLAEHPHAGSSLKGGLRGLRRIRVGGYRVVYEVQDAALVVLIVRVAHRGAVYRPL
- a CDS encoding YlcI/YnfO family protein — encoded protein: MDQITARVPDAMIEALDAAASTLRRSRADVVRQALERYLEDFDDLTVAVERLRDPADPVLDWDEVRGGLLRSD